The following coding sequences lie in one Pontibacter sp. G13 genomic window:
- a CDS encoding DUF5713 family protein — MTQSELQHPKMQQYPFLKGMYQDAYFPDFLVDRCKDILIDLCFQIETQSPKSLEELYTLSHAATDSFNEMEDDFLQNGSEIETAAREIIAVDFEQIALAYGFEADIEELIATREW, encoded by the coding sequence ATGACACAATCTGAACTCCAACATCCCAAAATGCAGCAATACCCATTTCTGAAGGGGATGTACCAAGATGCTTATTTTCCCGATTTTCTAGTTGACCGATGCAAGGACATTCTGATTGACCTTTGCTTCCAGATCGAGACCCAAAGCCCAAAATCTTTGGAAGAACTGTACACACTGTCACATGCAGCTACCGATTCCTTCAATGAAATGGAAGACGATTTTCTGCAAAACGGTTCCGAGATCGAGACTGCTGCACGTGAGATCATTGCCGTTGATTTTGAGCAAATCGCTTTGGCTTACGGGTTTGAGGCCGACATTGAAGAATTGATCGCGACTAGGGAATGGTAA
- a CDS encoding helix-turn-helix domain-containing protein, giving the protein MEPYPIQLPPDLAPYVNCVFFERNDTEGAQRLLKLYADGYPGIMYQQAVDGCVLLPANKRLSTLFLYGQTIDPVSLDIRGAYHFVVFQLYPFASKYLLGVDPRQLNDDCYDLCQLEYLDPPEILLQLSKRTQPNEQIDTLCEMMRAMIQHEHLRQHEQISQAIRLIIRAKGQVEMRTVQDAVAMTPRTFERNFMAEVGLSPKQFAKIIQFQTSLRSLTETQFSKLTDVGIDSGFADQSHFIRTFKRYTGATPRQFLNGFASG; this is encoded by the coding sequence ATGGAACCCTATCCCATCCAACTTCCTCCAGACTTGGCACCCTATGTCAATTGTGTCTTCTTTGAGCGCAATGATACGGAGGGAGCCCAAAGATTGCTGAAACTCTATGCCGACGGCTATCCCGGAATCATGTATCAGCAAGCTGTGGACGGGTGTGTACTCCTTCCTGCGAATAAACGCCTATCGACCCTCTTCCTATATGGCCAGACCATAGATCCTGTATCGCTGGATATCCGGGGGGCGTACCATTTTGTGGTGTTTCAACTGTATCCCTTTGCCTCCAAATATCTGTTGGGTGTTGATCCTCGGCAATTGAATGACGATTGCTACGATTTGTGCCAATTGGAGTATCTCGATCCACCGGAAATCCTCCTTCAATTGTCGAAAAGGACACAGCCCAACGAACAGATCGACACGCTCTGCGAAATGATGCGGGCCATGATCCAGCATGAACATCTGCGCCAGCACGAACAGATTTCGCAAGCGATTCGGCTGATCATTCGGGCAAAAGGTCAAGTGGAAATGCGCACGGTGCAGGATGCCGTAGCGATGACTCCTCGGACATTTGAGCGAAACTTCATGGCAGAAGTGGGACTTTCCCCCAAGCAATTTGCCAAGATCATCCAATTCCAGACTTCCCTGCGATCACTCACCGAAACGCAATTCTCCAAACTGACTGACGTGGGCATCGACAGTGGTTTTGCCGACCAGTCGCATTTCATCCGGACCTTCAAACGATATACTGGAGCCACTCCAAGGCAATTTCTCAATGGATTCGCCTCAGGCTGA
- a CDS encoding T9SS type A sorting domain-containing protein: MKRTLFTGLLLWTLGMLQAQYRVSDIHISGSSYPLNLTPFNGQLFFTATHPLLGMEPFMVDSMGNVQMIADVNQGAGNSFAEGYTVFKDQMYFVAMNVNEDFRLWRYSPAGLTSVPAPIIQQDFFVPRSGHFQIIDDQMILAIGDGPLNYGIEPYRYNGFGSLQLIADVNYGFSSSSPQSFVEMGGKWYFVANTHQYGTELFEHDPTTGSTQMVQDLRIGSPSGIEQGFTGDLEKLVVFNDRVYFSGKDAIHGWNLRAYDGDTLISYFLNPTGLGSPFNLTVFKDALYFMSRDSVNNPILNRVDKSGDVTEVAQQGFMPGFIMGDTYVYPMNDGIHGTELWVFDGVNPPSMVIDLNPGTGNGVSNFTVMNHGIIAQGKLYFAGNDGIHGDELWVYDGINPPAMVMDIQPGPLGSLPREFAVMGSKIFFSADDGQFGRELWAMDLQTVSNDAEIESSIVMYPNPAQDWLSIESANPVASVSIFDLSGKLIHQYAQASDRVFLGNLKTGSYVIEATLVNGHSVRRMIVKR, translated from the coding sequence ATGAAGAGAACTTTATTTACAGGCCTGTTGCTTTGGACATTGGGTATGCTCCAAGCACAGTACAGAGTATCGGACATTCATATCAGCGGCTCAAGTTATCCGCTCAATTTGACCCCCTTTAACGGCCAATTGTTCTTCACTGCCACCCACCCGCTCTTGGGCATGGAGCCGTTTATGGTGGATTCAATGGGGAATGTCCAGATGATTGCAGATGTGAATCAAGGCGCGGGAAATTCATTCGCAGAGGGATATACAGTCTTTAAGGACCAGATGTATTTCGTCGCTATGAATGTCAATGAAGATTTTCGATTGTGGCGATATTCTCCCGCTGGTTTGACCTCAGTTCCCGCTCCCATTATTCAACAAGATTTTTTCGTTCCTCGCAGTGGTCATTTCCAAATAATAGATGACCAAATGATCTTGGCAATCGGAGATGGCCCCTTGAATTATGGGATTGAGCCTTACCGATACAATGGTTTTGGCTCCTTGCAATTGATTGCTGATGTGAATTACGGGTTTTCAAGTTCTTCCCCACAGTCATTTGTGGAGATGGGGGGCAAATGGTATTTCGTGGCGAATACCCACCAATATGGCACGGAGCTTTTTGAGCATGACCCTACGACTGGTTCTACACAGATGGTTCAGGACCTTCGAATTGGTTCCCCAAGTGGGATCGAACAAGGGTTCACTGGCGATCTGGAAAAGCTCGTGGTCTTCAACGATCGTGTGTATTTCTCCGGAAAAGATGCCATTCATGGCTGGAATCTACGAGCGTATGATGGGGATACGTTGATTTCCTATTTCTTGAATCCCACGGGGTTGGGCTCTCCCTTTAATTTGACGGTGTTCAAGGATGCCCTCTATTTCATGTCCCGAGATTCCGTGAATAATCCTATCCTCAATCGGGTGGATAAATCAGGAGATGTAACTGAAGTTGCCCAGCAAGGCTTTATGCCGGGGTTTATTATGGGAGATACCTATGTATATCCGATGAATGATGGTATTCACGGCACCGAATTGTGGGTATTTGATGGCGTAAATCCACCTTCTATGGTCATAGACCTTAATCCGGGTACAGGCAATGGCGTGAGCAATTTCACCGTGATGAACCACGGGATCATCGCCCAAGGCAAACTCTATTTCGCCGGCAATGATGGGATTCATGGGGACGAATTGTGGGTGTACGATGGGATCAATCCACCAGCAATGGTCATGGATATTCAACCCGGTCCGCTAGGAAGCTTGCCAAGAGAGTTTGCGGTTATGGGCTCCAAGATCTTCTTCTCGGCGGATGATGGGCAATTTGGCCGCGAGTTGTGGGCGATGGATTTGCAGACCGTCTCCAATGATGCTGAAATCGAGTCCTCCATCGTCATGTATCCCAATCCTGCACAAGATTGGCTTTCTATCGAAAGCGCTAATCCAGTTGCTTCTGTAAGTATTTTCGACCTGTCAGGAAAACTGATCCATCAATATGCACAAGCCTCTGATCGGGTTTTCCTCGGAAACCTGAAAACCGGGAGCTATGTCATCGAAGCCACTTTGGTCAATGGTCATTCAGTACGTCGGATGATCGTGAAACGCTAA
- a CDS encoding tetratricopeptide repeat protein → MRGLPIRLFRGFFPLMMLAILPQFGWASYNIDSLLATLDTMPENQQRVRTYLDLARGYELIDLEASFDWLDKMEALAMELEDMDGLRRVHKERGILQKLHGSPDSALYWFQLIAEHPEWLLTTRDSADTENLLGMGFLDLGQLDTAIYHLNRAAAGYRKIEYLEGEITIFTNIGIIFYETGDLEQALHFLKKAYQLSLKAENLFAHFPVISNYASLLVSTGSDTDSVQAMFLELEAHPDLENDPNMARTLHQNIASLYTRQGDWALAEQHYFKALKIAEQGQVPELPQIYTGLAMNYYGQGKYTNSIQYERKAQQLASLPSEFKWTYQSLAKSFTQLGQKDSALHYWDRLLQLRDSMESERHKELMAEAQENLTVVEKEYEIKELQQQRALDQLSKRVSYLAIVVLVLMLALGGYMAWTVIRRKKEETLLQQAKLKQKNEHLVNLSLSIHQKNQVLRSFEDKLKAQREKGGDSQLLTDLSKSLTQFLKIDEDWERFEAYFHDLNHGFYDILKERWPNLTNQELRICTLAKLRFNIKEMAQTLFISVDSVKSSRYRIRKKLAIETEQDLSDFLNELV, encoded by the coding sequence ATGAGGGGACTACCAATCCGTCTATTTCGGGGCTTTTTTCCGCTGATGATGTTGGCCATTTTGCCGCAATTTGGCTGGGCCTCCTACAACATTGATAGCCTGCTGGCTACGCTGGACACCATGCCTGAAAATCAGCAACGAGTCAGGACCTATCTCGATTTGGCCAGGGGATATGAGCTGATCGATCTGGAAGCTTCCTTCGATTGGCTGGATAAAATGGAAGCTCTGGCGATGGAGCTCGAGGATATGGATGGCTTGAGGCGGGTCCATAAAGAACGAGGGATTTTGCAGAAACTTCATGGTTCTCCTGACAGTGCCCTGTACTGGTTTCAGCTGATTGCCGAGCATCCCGAATGGCTTTTGACTACGAGGGATAGTGCCGATACCGAAAATTTGCTGGGAATGGGATTCTTGGATCTGGGGCAATTGGACACGGCGATTTATCATCTGAACCGAGCGGCAGCAGGATATCGGAAAATCGAATATCTCGAAGGAGAGATCACTATTTTCACCAACATCGGAATCATTTTCTATGAGACGGGAGATTTGGAGCAGGCGCTTCATTTCCTCAAAAAAGCTTATCAGCTTTCACTCAAGGCAGAAAATCTGTTTGCACATTTCCCCGTGATCTCCAATTATGCAAGCTTGTTGGTTTCAACGGGCTCGGATACAGATTCGGTACAGGCGATGTTCCTCGAATTGGAAGCGCATCCAGACTTGGAGAATGACCCGAATATGGCCCGTACCCTTCACCAGAATATTGCCAGCCTGTATACCAGACAAGGCGATTGGGCATTGGCAGAACAGCACTATTTCAAGGCCCTCAAAATTGCTGAACAAGGACAAGTGCCCGAATTACCGCAGATTTATACGGGACTTGCGATGAACTACTACGGGCAAGGCAAATACACCAACAGTATCCAATATGAACGCAAGGCTCAGCAGCTTGCCTCGCTGCCATCGGAGTTTAAGTGGACGTACCAATCCCTCGCAAAATCATTCACTCAACTCGGCCAAAAAGATAGCGCACTCCACTATTGGGACCGGCTCCTGCAATTAAGGGACTCCATGGAATCGGAACGGCACAAGGAATTGATGGCTGAAGCGCAGGAGAATCTTACCGTAGTGGAAAAAGAATACGAGATCAAGGAACTCCAACAGCAGCGAGCGCTCGATCAGTTGAGCAAGCGCGTGAGCTATCTGGCTATCGTGGTATTGGTACTGATGTTGGCTTTGGGAGGGTACATGGCGTGGACCGTCATTCGCAGGAAAAAGGAAGAGACTCTCCTGCAGCAAGCCAAACTCAAGCAGAAAAACGAGCATCTTGTCAACCTCTCCCTCAGCATTCATCAGAAGAATCAAGTGCTGCGATCTTTTGAAGACAAGCTCAAGGCCCAGCGCGAAAAGGGCGGAGATTCGCAACTCCTCACGGACCTGTCCAAGAGTCTGACTCAATTCCTCAAAATCGACGAAGACTGGGAGAGGTTCGAGGCCTATTTCCACGATCTCAATCATGGGTTCTATGATATTCTCAAGGAGCGCTGGCCCAATCTCACCAATCAAGAATTGCGAATTTGCACCCTCGCCAAGCTTCGTTTCAATATCAAGGAAATGGCCCAAACCCTGTTCATTTCTGTTGACTCGGTCAAATCTTCTCGATACCGCATTCGCAAGAAACTCGCCATCGAAACGGAACAGGATTTATCCGACTTCCTCAACGAGCTAGTCTAG
- a CDS encoding tetratricopeptide repeat protein, giving the protein MLLLGLPWSNLQADQPADSLLHLLDSLPENSDRLDLYLTLSKEMSDWAPDQARAWLDKMEQLAISLEDTTAMFWCLRERGMIAYYHGPLEQAKEIFSYLLAHPEFWADQKDQADILNLQGVAYEALGQSDSALVALKEANQVYRSLEDRSGQAKVMANMATSFYKLGNTQQSLEYLEKAYQLALEYDHTDNLPAILSNYAMLKLEATGDDQLVEALLRELKTYPVVQENPLLLATFCQNLATYLLKVGELDPAQKYFEQALAIKKTHQLKPEWGIPMGLGLVQQLKNRHVTAIPHFRQSLQATEKSMERRTIFKAMGESFLALGQPDSTQKYWGLYTQLVHQMEEELETDLVLKSKLSLDMVVKEYEIDLLHQQQTLDEARLRLDRLTIGGLLVLVLLLGWISWLMIRAEKRTKALQEAELTLKNQHLLNLSLQINQKNQILVDFEAKLQSHPEGAASQSVSRDLAMALKEVLRVDEDWKTFELYFQDLYSGFYHRVESQFPQLSAHELRIITLIKLRLTGREIAQLLNITQDAVKTARYRIRKKLELTPEVDLVVFLSEL; this is encoded by the coding sequence GTGCTCCTACTTGGTTTGCCTTGGAGCAACCTTCAGGCAGATCAACCAGCAGACAGCCTGTTGCACCTTCTGGATAGCCTACCGGAGAATTCCGATAGACTGGATCTGTATCTGACCCTTTCCAAGGAAATGTCAGATTGGGCCCCCGATCAGGCTCGTGCGTGGTTGGACAAAATGGAGCAATTGGCCATTTCGCTTGAAGACACCACCGCCATGTTCTGGTGCTTGAGAGAACGGGGGATGATTGCCTACTATCACGGCCCCTTGGAGCAAGCCAAGGAGATTTTCAGCTATCTGTTGGCTCACCCGGAATTCTGGGCAGATCAAAAGGACCAAGCCGATATCCTAAACTTGCAAGGTGTCGCCTACGAAGCTTTGGGGCAATCGGACAGTGCTTTGGTTGCGTTGAAGGAGGCCAATCAGGTGTATAGATCTTTGGAAGATCGCAGTGGACAAGCCAAGGTCATGGCGAATATGGCAACCTCTTTTTACAAACTGGGCAACACCCAGCAATCGCTGGAATATCTAGAGAAAGCCTACCAATTGGCTTTGGAGTACGACCATACAGACAATCTGCCCGCTATTTTGTCCAATTATGCGATGTTGAAATTGGAAGCCACGGGAGATGACCAACTGGTGGAAGCGCTTCTGAGAGAATTGAAAACCTATCCGGTCGTGCAGGAAAATCCATTGCTCCTGGCGACCTTTTGCCAGAATCTTGCGACCTATTTGCTGAAAGTGGGAGAACTAGATCCGGCTCAGAAATACTTCGAACAAGCGCTGGCCATCAAGAAAACCCATCAATTGAAACCTGAATGGGGAATTCCGATGGGACTTGGACTGGTCCAACAACTCAAGAATCGGCATGTGACAGCCATTCCCCATTTTCGTCAGTCGCTCCAGGCTACTGAGAAAAGCATGGAACGGCGCACGATCTTCAAGGCTATGGGAGAATCCTTTCTAGCGCTCGGTCAGCCAGATTCTACCCAGAAGTATTGGGGACTATACACCCAACTCGTTCATCAGATGGAGGAAGAGTTGGAAACGGATCTTGTGCTCAAGTCCAAGTTGTCGTTGGATATGGTCGTCAAAGAATACGAAATTGATCTCCTGCACCAACAGCAAACATTGGATGAGGCAAGACTCCGCCTCGATCGGTTGACGATTGGCGGTTTGCTGGTATTGGTTCTGCTATTGGGTTGGATCAGTTGGTTGATGATTCGGGCTGAGAAAAGGACCAAGGCGCTTCAGGAAGCTGAATTGACCCTCAAGAATCAGCATTTGCTCAACCTCTCGCTACAGATCAATCAGAAAAACCAGATCCTCGTGGATTTTGAGGCAAAGCTTCAATCCCATCCAGAGGGAGCCGCTAGCCAATCGGTAAGCCGAGATCTGGCGATGGCACTCAAAGAAGTCCTGCGGGTGGACGAAGACTGGAAGACCTTTGAACTGTATTTTCAAGATCTGTACTCGGGGTTCTACCATCGGGTCGAAAGTCAATTTCCCCAACTATCAGCGCACGAACTCCGAATCATCACATTGATCAAGCTCAGACTGACTGGAAGAGAGATCGCACAGCTTCTCAATATCACCCAAGATGCCGTGAAAACTGCCCGCTATCGCATTCGGAAGAAATTGGAACTCACTCCTGAGGTGGATCTGGTTGTGTTTTTGAGTGAATTGTAG
- a CDS encoding NAD(P)-binding oxidoreductase codes for MNVIVFGATGSIGIPVVEQALQQGHTVTAFSRHADQLEISASPNLRKVSGDVRDLATVKQAIKGQAVVIVVLGSGKSRKSTIRSEGTRTIIEAMKATGVERLICQTTLGNGDSRSNLNFFWKHIMFGWFLKQVYLDHELQESYVRESGLDWTIVRPGAFTDGALTGAYQHGFGPEAQSLKLKISRADVADFILKQIEGTQYRLQSPGLSY; via the coding sequence ATGAATGTCATCGTATTCGGAGCAACAGGCTCTATCGGAATCCCCGTCGTAGAACAAGCGCTACAGCAAGGTCATACGGTCACTGCATTTAGTCGCCATGCAGATCAGCTAGAGATTTCCGCATCTCCCAACCTCAGAAAAGTGTCTGGAGACGTCCGGGATTTGGCCACAGTCAAACAGGCCATTAAGGGTCAGGCAGTCGTAATTGTGGTGCTCGGCTCAGGGAAAAGCCGGAAAAGTACGATTCGGTCTGAGGGAACGCGCACCATCATTGAGGCGATGAAGGCCACGGGAGTCGAGCGGTTGATTTGCCAAACGACCCTCGGCAATGGCGATAGTAGATCCAACCTCAATTTCTTCTGGAAGCACATCATGTTTGGCTGGTTTCTCAAGCAGGTCTATCTCGACCATGAACTGCAGGAGTCCTATGTCCGTGAAAGCGGTCTGGATTGGACGATCGTGCGGCCCGGAGCCTTTACAGATGGAGCGCTGACGGGTGCATATCAACATGGATTTGGACCAGAAGCACAGTCTCTGAAGCTCAAAATCTCTCGGGCGGATGTGGCCGATTTTATCCTCAAGCAGATCGAGGGGACTCAATATCGCTTGCAATCGCCAGGGTTGAGTTATTGA